A single Lolium perenne isolate Kyuss_39 chromosome 6, Kyuss_2.0, whole genome shotgun sequence DNA region contains:
- the LOC127321037 gene encoding DNA-directed RNA polymerases IV and V subunit 2-like, whose amino-acid sequence MEEPETKGLRSPNGLDTKIDVMDFMVLDDDGEGIIDVKEYAKGILHPSPDADGGHCPMDVDLKGIPSMEDQGEVKSSSNPPAQVPTDISIESLEKFCKEAARSFFNERGLVSHQINSYNDFVDHGLQELFDSLGEITVEPDYDPSKNVGGVWRHATIKFGRVKLERPEFWADNCDLDEQTLIMKPVHARLQKMTYSSKMNVEMTVQVYSLGQGDGSKTGKEPYIPKKVILPSETKWVTVGRLPVMVKSKLCWLHELRETECQFDSGGYFIIKGMEKAFIAEEQKCLSKIWVSDFKGWYACYLSQIKEEKVYVNLVQSKENGGFHKVINLSFLSATIPIWIMFFALGVSSDKEAFDMIDIQDCDSSLVNIISATIKESHAQCEAFRIGDRARQYVDKFIKETKSPPEQPFDGYVGKYLFPGVSGNRSKAIFLGYMMKRLLMAYCRRWECDNKYDFRNKRLDLACQLLHRELRGHLKRAEKHMVKVMQRHLSGDSDLQVLEHYVNASTITNGLNHAFSTGSWCHPYKYCKCSGIVATLMRTNPLQMMSGLRKTRQLSSYWGSAGDARYPNPSYWGRLCFMSTADGESGFGKNLAVSAVVSSVNSAPLLDLFVSCGMKKLDEILVQELGGTDKIFMNGNLVGACAYPSEFVMHLRNMRRSKQIDAQVEIKRDKQHKEVRIFSDAGRILRPLLVVENLKCITKLNAGSYSLMELMQQNIIELIGAEEEEDIQCACGIRDLFSGDKKEGLLYYTHCELDPSFLLGLSCGIIPFANHNAAKRVLMEAKLSQQAIGYSSTNSQYRVDTVFHQMYYPQRPLFKTVVSDCLGKKDHARPEYFNGQNAIVSVSVHQGFNQEDSLVFNRASLERGMFRTLHFRSYKAQTQNKEVTRRLKNREKIDFGKTQSKKGLVDSLDVDGLPYVGANLRSGDIVIGKVSESGEDHSVKLMHTEKGHVEKVVLSANDDGNNYAVVTLRQARSPCVGDKFASMHGQKGVVGLLDSQENFPFTCQGIVPDIVINPHGFPTRQTPGQLLEAALGKGIALGGMTRYATPFTTPSVDVITEQLHKAGFSRWGGESVLNGQNGDRMQSLVFMGPTFYHRLKQMSEDIVKFRNTGPVHPLTRQPVEQKKRFGGLKFGEMERDCLLGHGATTNINERLFTLSDPSQLHVCQRCERVANVIVRTDEGRKVHGPYCKFCKSAENIVKINVPYGAKLLYQELFSHGIILKFETIAS is encoded by the exons ATGGAAGAGCCAGAAACGAAAGGCTTGCGTTCACCAAATGGATTAGATACTAAgattgatgtcatggacttcatgGTTTTGGATGACGATGGGGAAGGGATCATTGATGTAAAAGAGTATGCAAAAGGGATTCTCCATCCATCTCCTGATGCCGACGGAGGGCACTGTCCTATGGATGTGGACTTGAAAGGAATACCATCTATGGAAGATCAAGGGGAAGTGAAGTCTTCTTCAAACCCACCTGCACAAGTGCCAACTGACATCAGTATTGAAAGCCTGGAGAAGTTTTGCAAAGAAGCGGCAAGATCATTCTTCAATGAAAGAGGACTAGTCAGTCATCAGATAAACTCCTATAATGATTTTGTCGACCATGGACTCCAGGAGCTCTTTGATTCCCTGGGGGAAATTACCGTTGAGCCTGATTATGATCCTTCAAAGAATGTAGGTGGTGTGTGGAGACATGCAACCATCAAGTTTGGTAGAGTGAAGCTTGAGAGGCCGGAGTTTTGGGCTGACAACTGCGATCTCGATGAGCAGACACTCATTATGAAGCCTGTACATGCCCGCCTTCAGAAGATGACATATTCTTCGAAGATGAATGTAGAAATGACTGTTCAG GTTTACTCACTTGGGCAAGGCGACGGATCGAAAACCGGAAAAGAACCATATATCCCGAAGAAAGTTATATTACCTTCAGAAACTAAATGGGTCACTGTTGGTAGGTTACCTGTCATGGTGAAGTCAAAATTGTGCTGGCTGCATGAACTCAGGGAAACTGAGTGCCAGTTTGATTCTGGTGGATACTTTATAATAAAGGGAATGGAAAAG GCATTTATTGCTGAAGAACAGAAATGCTTATCCAAGATTTGGGTAAGTGACTTCAAGGGCTGGTATGCCTGTTACTTGTCTCAAATCAAAGAAGAAAAAGTCTATGTTAACCTTGTTCAGTCTAAAGAGAATGGTGGTTTCCACAAAGTCATTAACCTGTCCTTCTTGAGTGCGACTATTCCCATATGGATAATGTTTTTTGCACTGGGTGTATCATCAGATAAGGAAGCTTTTGATATGATTGACATACAAGATTGTGATTCTTCTTTAGTAAACATAATATCAGCAACCATAAAAGAATCTCATGCACAATGTGAAGCCTTCCGCATAGGAGATAGAGCCCGTCAATATGTTGACAAGTTTATCAAAGAAACAAAGTCTCCACCAGAACAACCCTTTGATGGATATGTGGGTAAGTACCTATTTCCTGGTGTCAGTGGCAATAGGTCCAAAGCAATTTTCTTGGGCTACATGATGAAACGTCTACTAATGGCCTACTGCCGCCGCTGGGAATGTGACAATAAATATGATTTCCGGAACAAGAGGCTAGATCTAGCATGTCAGCTGCTTCATAGAGAACTTCGAGGGCATCTTAAACGTGCAGAGAAACACATGGTGAAGGTAATGCAGAGACATTTGAGTGGTGATAGTGACTTACAAGTTCTAGAACATTATGTTAATGCGTCAACTATTACCAATGGTCTGAACCATGCCTTCTCCACCGGTTCCTGGTGCCATCCATATAAATATTGTAAGTGCTCAGGGATCGTTGCAACCCTTATGAGAACAAATCCGCTTCAAATGATGTCTGGCTTGAGGAAGACAAGACAATTGTCTTCATATTGGGGAAGTGCTGGAGATGCTAGATATCC GAATCCTTCTTACTGGGGAAGGCTGTGTTTTATGTCTACTGCTGATGGTGAAAGTGGATTTGGGAAGAATCTAGCTGTTAGTGCTGTGGTTAGCTCTGTAAATAGTGCGCCCTTGCTTGACTTATTTGTTTCTTGTGGAATGAAGAAACTGGATGAAATTCTTGTACAAGAGCTTGGCGGTACAGATAAGATTTTCATGAATGGAAATTTGGTTGGTGCGTGTGCATACCCAAGCGAATTTGTTATGCATCTAAGGAATATGAGACGTAGCAAGCAAATTGATGCACAG GTGGAAATCAAAAGGGACAAGCAACATAAGGAAGTTCGCATCTTTTCTGATGCAGGGAGAATTCTAAGACCACTTCTTGTTGTTGAGAATCTTAAATGCATCACTAAACTGAATGCTGGATCCTACTCATTGATGGAACTTATGCAGCAAAATATAATTGAGCTGATTGGtgctgaagaggaggaggatatcCAATGTGCTTGTGGAATTAGGGATCTCTTTTCAGGGGATAAAAAAGAGGGTCTTTTGTACTATACCCATTGTGAACTTGACCCTTCTTTCTTGCTAGGGTTGAGTTGTGGTATCATTCCCTTTGCCAACCACAATGCTGCCAAGAGGGTTTTGATGGAAGCTAAACTATCACAACAGGCTATTGGCTACTCGTCTACAAATTCTCAGTATAGAGTTGATACCGTTTTTCATCAAATGTACTATCCACAGAGACCCCTGTTCAAAACTGTAGTGTCTGACTGTCTTGGTAAGAAAGACCATGCTAGACCAGAGTATTTCAATGGCCAAAATGCAATAGTCTCAGtcagtgttcatcaaggatttaaCCAAGAAGACTCCCTGGTATTCAACAGGGCTTCTTTAGAGCGTGGTATGTTCCGAACACTTCATTTCAGGAGCTACAAAGCACAGACACAAAACAAGGAGGTGACCAGACGACTCAAAAACAGGGAAAAGATTGATTTTGGAAAAACCCAAAGCAAGAAAGGACTTGTCGATAGTCTGGATGTCGATGGCTTACCATATGTTGGAGCAAATCTTCGAAGTGGCGACATTGTCATCGGGAAGGTCTCAGAGTCTGGTGAAGATCATAGTGTGAAGCTTATGCATACTGAAAAAGGGCATGTAGAGAAGGTTGTACTTTCAGCTAATGACGATGGGAACAACTATGCAGTTGTTACTCTAAGACAG GCCCGCTCACCTTGTGTTGGCGACAAGTTCGCCAGTATGCATGGCCAGAAAGGGGTTGTTGGTCTGTTAGATTCTCAGGAGAACTTCCCGTTTACTTGCCAAGGAATAGTTCCAGACATTGTGATAAATCCACATGGCTTTCCAACTCGTCAGACTCCTGGTCAGCTGCTTGAGGCTGCGTTGGGCAAGGGAATTGCCCTTGGCGGGATGACTAGATATGCGACACCATTTACCACTCCATCGGTGGACGTGATCACGGAGCAGCTGCATAA GGCTGGTTTCTCAAGGTGGGGAGGTGAGAGCGTTCTGAATGGTCAAAACGGTGACAGGATGCAGTCCTTGGTGTTCATGGGCCCAACCTTCTACCATAGGCTAAAACAGATGTCTGAGGACATTGTGAAGTTCCGTAACACCGGGCCGGTGCACCCGCTCACGAGGCAGCCAGTGGAGCAGAAGAAGAGGTTTGGCGGTCTCAAGTTCGGGGAGATGGAGCGCGACTGCCTCCTCGGCCATGGCGCCACCACGAACATCAACGAGCGGCTGTTCACGCTAAGCGACCCCTCACAGCTGCACGTCTGTCAGCGGTGCGAGCGGGTGGCGAACGTGATCGTACGGACTGACGAAGGGAGGAAGGTCCATGGGCCCTACTGCAAGTTCTGCAAGTCTGCGGAAAACATAGTGAAGATCAATGTGCCTTACGGCGCAAAGCTGCTCTACCAGGAGCTATTCAGCCACGGGATCATCCTCAAGTTCGAGACCATAGCCAGTTAG